The following coding sequences lie in one Heyndrickxia oleronia genomic window:
- a CDS encoding AAA domain-containing protein — protein MTTIKQYIKEWQVALQHEIAYVKKYGSTKYHVSNGHLLSSDQSYSYYFETATSLRIPVGSTIRLEWEEWKQTGRVLSSEGKSIIISFEKSFGDLVSNAILFHDPWELLEQLIQRLDDAKKSKKKRNRMLQVITPSLLAKHPTNHIKSNIHELVLRSKYNPVTYVWGPPGTGKTYTLARVAANKYFKEKRVLVLSHSNQAVDVLMGEINHFVQKMDKQVEGEILRYGMSGASVTNDFLTTMQLVEKREPGLFDKRLRFSELKRGLKNDLSQSFSHRDTDQLLEIEEKLARVLERIRRKEIEFVKEAKIIGTTLAKAAGDAAIFEQEFDIVIIDEASMAYVPQIAFASSLAKRVIVCGDFKQLPPIASAGDSKVNEWLKEDIFHKANVVKGIDTAEFHPHLFLLKKQRRMHPEISGFTNQHIYQSLVGDHEKVGEQRRSIALKKPFSKRASVLLDTSFTGEFCINEQASHSRMNPLHLFLSFQLIHEAYMDGMTSIGYVTPFRAQAVLMEHLLADLYEKECGEADIISATVHRFQGSEREMIIFDTVDGYPQNRASMLLAGRESERLINVAMTRAKGKFINVTDKKFIRKQIYPNKTIRQLVDYQEKHKQSVSPCEIGQWIKHQHPRLRWIHARKLEPVFEDIQHASRSIVISLPDHTVLSKQWVEILNNRSNKIKLTIIATKDIKPINKYKKIDHSLPFPFVSIDEQIIWLGLPLEGMKRLKPPYITARLDAPSFSEYFLKQLPIHSE, from the coding sequence ATGACAACCATAAAACAATATATTAAAGAATGGCAGGTAGCCCTTCAACATGAAATAGCATATGTGAAAAAATACGGTAGTACTAAATATCATGTTTCTAATGGTCATTTACTATCAAGTGACCAATCATATTCCTATTACTTTGAAACAGCTACATCTTTGCGAATACCTGTAGGTTCAACCATCCGACTGGAATGGGAAGAATGGAAACAGACAGGTAGAGTCCTTTCATCGGAAGGGAAAAGTATCATTATTAGTTTTGAAAAAAGCTTTGGAGATTTAGTTTCTAATGCCATATTATTTCATGATCCATGGGAACTTCTCGAACAGCTTATTCAACGTCTCGATGATGCTAAAAAAAGTAAGAAAAAAAGAAATCGCATGCTTCAAGTAATCACTCCAAGCCTACTAGCGAAACACCCAACTAATCATATTAAAAGTAATATCCATGAGCTAGTCCTGCGATCAAAGTATAATCCAGTAACTTATGTGTGGGGACCACCAGGTACTGGGAAAACATATACTCTCGCACGAGTTGCCGCTAATAAGTATTTTAAAGAGAAACGTGTTCTTGTTTTATCCCATAGTAATCAAGCCGTCGATGTATTAATGGGTGAAATTAATCATTTTGTACAAAAAATGGACAAACAAGTTGAAGGAGAAATATTACGCTACGGAATGAGTGGAGCTTCTGTGACGAATGATTTTTTAACAACGATGCAATTAGTTGAAAAACGTGAACCCGGTCTTTTTGATAAAAGACTTCGATTTTCCGAACTAAAACGAGGATTAAAGAATGATTTAAGTCAATCATTTAGCCATAGAGATACAGATCAATTATTAGAGATTGAAGAAAAGTTAGCAAGAGTACTTGAGCGAATTCGTAGAAAAGAAATTGAATTTGTTAAGGAAGCAAAGATTATAGGAACAACATTAGCGAAAGCGGCAGGTGATGCGGCAATTTTCGAACAGGAGTTTGATATTGTCATCATTGATGAAGCAAGTATGGCATATGTTCCACAAATTGCTTTTGCCTCATCATTAGCTAAACGTGTAATCGTGTGTGGTGATTTTAAACAATTACCACCTATTGCTTCAGCCGGAGATTCTAAAGTCAATGAGTGGTTAAAGGAAGACATTTTCCATAAGGCTAACGTTGTTAAAGGAATTGACACAGCTGAATTTCACCCACATCTTTTTTTATTAAAAAAACAAAGAAGGATGCATCCGGAAATTTCAGGCTTTACAAATCAACACATTTACCAATCTCTTGTTGGTGATCATGAAAAAGTAGGTGAACAAAGACGTTCCATCGCTTTAAAAAAACCATTTTCAAAGCGTGCATCGGTATTATTAGACACCAGTTTTACAGGAGAATTTTGCATTAATGAACAGGCATCTCATTCAAGAATGAATCCATTACATTTATTCCTGTCTTTCCAATTAATCCATGAGGCATATATGGATGGAATGACATCCATTGGATATGTTACTCCATTTCGGGCACAAGCCGTTTTAATGGAACATTTATTGGCTGATTTATATGAAAAGGAATGTGGGGAAGCGGATATTATTTCAGCTACTGTTCATCGTTTTCAAGGTAGTGAACGTGAGATGATTATTTTTGATACAGTCGATGGATACCCACAAAATCGCGCAAGTATGCTGTTAGCAGGTCGTGAAAGTGAAAGGCTCATTAATGTGGCTATGACAAGAGCGAAAGGTAAATTTATTAACGTGACCGATAAAAAGTTTATTCGTAAACAGATTTATCCTAATAAAACAATTAGGCAGCTTGTTGACTATCAAGAGAAACATAAGCAAAGTGTTTCCCCTTGTGAAATTGGCCAATGGATAAAACATCAGCATCCACGATTACGATGGATTCATGCTCGTAAGTTAGAACCAGTTTTTGAGGATATTCAGCATGCTTCACGATCTATTGTGATTTCATTACCAGACCACACGGTCCTTTCTAAACAGTGGGTTGAAATATTGAATAATCGATCGAATAAAATAAAACTAACGATAATCGCAACAAAGGACATCAAACCTATTAATAAATATAAAAAAATAGATCATTCCTTGCCGTTTCCATTTGTTTCTATTGATGAACAAATCATTTGGTTGGGACTTCCACTAGAAGGAATGAAAAGGCTCAAACCACCATATATTACTGCAAGACTTGATGCTCCATCATTCTCTGAATATTTTTTAAAACAATTGCCGATTCATTCTGAATGA
- a CDS encoding magnesium transporter CorA family protein yields the protein MTNSWKWYQFKKNEIDQIKQIIEEDSYSLNKEWLNQVKENRKNILRIEIHDDNKRIVKGSLIYKQNFKDEQDYKIFHFYLTLDQFITVDLDLSFLKRNNKSFLLAQIDRADNAIDGFLIIIGELMNEMLYGIDRFEDELKKMTWHFHKKNETSILDKIYKRRHELLVWKSLLIPVKEVKIGIEEAFLEDVNKGEIFKRTCKRIERAIELINEYEHEIDSIINLEEVISSHRGNEIMKTLTVITTIFTPLMALGALWGMNFKFMPELEWKYGYLLSLFLIVVSTIGFYGYLKMKGWTGDLLKSSKKGSFFK from the coding sequence ATGACAAATAGCTGGAAATGGTATCAATTTAAGAAAAATGAAATAGATCAAATAAAACAAATTATTGAAGAAGATAGCTACTCCTTGAATAAGGAATGGCTCAATCAAGTGAAGGAAAATAGGAAAAATATATTAAGAATTGAAATACACGATGATAATAAAAGAATTGTGAAGGGATCACTTATTTACAAACAAAATTTCAAGGATGAACAGGATTACAAAATCTTTCATTTTTATTTAACGCTTGATCAGTTCATTACCGTAGATCTTGATTTATCATTTCTTAAACGAAATAATAAATCCTTCCTTCTAGCACAAATTGATCGGGCAGACAATGCAATTGATGGATTTTTAATCATAATTGGTGAACTAATGAATGAGATGTTATATGGAATTGATCGATTTGAAGATGAACTAAAAAAAATGACTTGGCATTTTCATAAAAAAAACGAAACGAGCATTCTCGATAAAATTTATAAGCGTCGCCATGAGCTATTAGTATGGAAAAGTCTATTAATTCCTGTAAAAGAAGTGAAAATCGGAATTGAGGAGGCCTTTCTTGAGGATGTAAATAAAGGAGAAATATTTAAACGTACATGTAAAAGAATTGAACGAGCTATCGAGCTAATCAACGAATACGAGCATGAAATTGATTCTATTATTAATCTAGAAGAAGTGATTTCCTCCCATCGGGGAAATGAAATAATGAAAACTTTAACTGTAATAACGACTATTTTCACTCCATTAATGGCTTTAGGGGCGTTATGGGGAATGAACTTCAAATTTATGCCGGAACTTGAATGGAAATATGGCTACTTACTATCATTATTCCTTATCGTTGTCTCTACAATTGGATTTTATGGTTATTTAAAAATGAAAGGTTGGACTGGAGACCTTTTGAAAAGTAGTAAAAAAGGGTCATTTTTTAAATAA
- a CDS encoding TrkA C-terminal domain-containing protein translates to MNLLFLLIYFVVITAVIEIHVILFRLTGLKLEVSRFQVISMMTGTGFTTGESELILGHPVRRKLAIFLILFGAFSLAIIISSISNFLSDDLGIKETLYVATGLLLVLGVLKLTSIQRGLSQLFNKNMKKNIELGDLPMRDIFLTDKTDDLVNLHIYKESYLFHNTIKDVLKQYDQLDMVVLFIKRGELKIRKNIYQTKIHEGDQILLFGSKEVIREKFKNDLNIMEDKMKNQTHTPISED, encoded by the coding sequence ATGAATTTACTATTTTTACTTATCTATTTTGTTGTCATCACAGCTGTCATAGAAATTCATGTCATACTATTTCGGTTAACTGGTCTGAAATTGGAAGTTTCGCGTTTCCAAGTCATCTCGATGATGACAGGTACAGGATTTACAACTGGAGAATCAGAACTTATATTAGGACATCCAGTTCGTAGAAAGCTAGCGATATTTCTTATATTATTTGGAGCATTTTCACTTGCAATAATTATCTCATCTATAAGTAATTTTCTTTCAGATGATTTAGGAATAAAGGAAACTCTATATGTTGCAACAGGGCTATTATTGGTACTAGGAGTATTAAAATTGACTTCCATCCAAAGGGGATTGTCCCAATTATTTAATAAAAATATGAAGAAAAATATTGAACTTGGTGATTTACCTATGCGAGATATATTTTTAACAGATAAAACAGATGATCTAGTAAATCTTCACATATATAAAGAATCTTATTTATTTCATAACACCATTAAGGACGTACTCAAACAATACGATCAGTTAGATATGGTTGTATTGTTTATTAAAAGAGGAGAATTGAAAATCAGAAAAAATATCTATCAGACGAAAATCCACGAAGGTGATCAAATATTACTATTCGGTAGCAAAGAGGTAATTAGAGAGAAATTTAAAAATGATCTTAATATAATGGAAGATAAAATGAAAAATCAAACTCACACACCAATTTCAGAAGATTAA
- a CDS encoding GlsB/YeaQ/YmgE family stress response membrane protein: MGIIWALIVGGIIGWLAGLIIGRDVPGGIIGNIIAGFIGAWVGSLILGEWGPEAGGFYIIPALIGAIVLILILTFIMKSLRRS, translated from the coding sequence ATGGGAATTATTTGGGCTTTAATTGTCGGAGGAATTATCGGATGGCTAGCAGGTTTGATCATAGGTCGAGATGTACCAGGAGGGATTATCGGCAATATCATTGCAGGATTTATTGGAGCTTGGGTAGGTTCATTAATATTAGGGGAATGGGGACCTGAAGCTGGTGGATTCTATATTATTCCAGCTTTAATTGGAGCGATTGTTCTCATATTAATTTTAACCTTCATTATGAAGAGTTTAAGAAGAAGTTAG